A DNA window from Chitinivibrio alkaliphilus ACht1 contains the following coding sequences:
- a CDS encoding ABC transporter substrate-binding protein translates to MSTAMKILPVCLLVVLLAAFRATSRKNAGEAIIRVGHTGSAVTASLYVAQENDSILLVPFSGEDDVGYALMAGEIDAALMSPEKAALLLEAPAGRSMHVRGIYEYPFGATLAISSSLDIRLGDLPGTRLAVSSPVAEELHIFAEELHRYDIDIADIRFVVLPYETMVPALSSGTVDGALIRGSSMGPLAREGHQILFQKWDFEPGDDCCNITAQVEQVLLLAESAPFAPEFLPHHLSQGEALSPEKLRRVLAQQFPLLGDVDLPLAEFSPGESHALEQYIRHQGHGQRVEGVRFDDEFTGQARLTGHTATQRNTRGIHE, encoded by the coding sequence ATGAGTACTGCAATGAAAATCCTCCCTGTCTGCCTGCTTGTGGTACTCCTTGCAGCATTCAGGGCAACCTCCCGCAAAAATGCGGGGGAAGCGATAATACGGGTTGGCCATACGGGATCAGCCGTCACGGCCTCTCTCTATGTAGCACAGGAGAATGACAGCATTCTCCTTGTGCCCTTTTCCGGTGAAGATGATGTGGGCTATGCCCTCATGGCAGGGGAGATTGATGCTGCCCTCATGTCCCCTGAAAAAGCAGCCCTTCTCCTTGAGGCTCCCGCAGGCAGATCTATGCACGTGAGAGGAATCTACGAGTACCCCTTCGGGGCCACCCTTGCCATATCTTCATCCCTTGACATACGTCTGGGGGATCTTCCGGGCACACGTCTTGCCGTATCATCCCCCGTGGCCGAAGAGCTGCACATCTTTGCCGAGGAACTCCACCGCTATGACATCGATATCGCAGATATACGTTTTGTGGTGCTTCCCTATGAGACAATGGTACCCGCCCTGTCAAGCGGCACCGTGGACGGAGCCCTCATACGAGGATCATCCATGGGTCCCCTTGCCCGGGAGGGGCATCAGATCCTCTTTCAGAAGTGGGATTTTGAGCCCGGTGATGACTGTTGTAACATCACCGCCCAGGTGGAACAGGTGCTCCTTCTTGCTGAAAGTGCCCCCTTTGCACCGGAATTTCTCCCGCACCACCTCTCTCAGGGAGAGGCCCTTTCACCGGAAAAACTACGCCGGGTTCTTGCGCAACAGTTTCCTCTTTTAGGAGATGTCGATCTCCCCTTGGCGGAGTTTTCCCCCGGAGAGTCCCATGCTCTGGAACAGTATATCCGCCATCAGGGACACGGACAACGGGTGGAGGGAGTTCGTTTTGACGATGAGTTCACCGGACAGGCACGCCTGACCGGACACACCGCAACCCAAAGAAATACACGAGGTATTCATGAATAG